Below is a genomic region from Flammeovirgaceae bacterium SG7u.111.
GGAATGGCGCTAAATATAAACAATGTGTGGTTATTATAAATAATGTGTAATTCAAATATTTTAATAAAAATGAAAATAATCCTGAATAAAGTAAAAATAATCCTATTTAAAATTTGCTAAAGTAAGATTGATGTAAGACTTTAGCCAAATAATAACTGTCTGAACAATAATCTAAAATCGCCACGTATAAACTTACATAGAGCTAAGTTTTTAAAGTTTTGTAACTTTCTACCGTTCTCGTAGCATTTCAATATATTTAAATACCTCAAAGTAAAAATGATTTCTCGAACCTTAGAGAGCATATAGTTGTGAGCGAGTGTTTAAATTGTTTTACAGTATTAAAAGTAACCACCTTATAAATTCCCCAAGACTAACAGCCATCAATATCTTTTATCTATAAAACTTTAAACTAATAACAAAATGAGTATCGACTTAAATACTCCTACGGGCGTTGACTGCAATAATAACATCTTGCCTAATTCGGTTCCAATCGCCATTGTTGGAATGGCAGGAAGATTTCCTAAAGCCAATAGTTTAGAAGAGTTTTGGCAGTTGCTGCTTAACGAACAGACTACTGTAGAGCAAATGCCAGAAGACCGCTGGAATCTTGATCTTTTTTATGATCCAGATCCTTCTACGCCAAACAGGTCTTACCAAAAGTTCGGGTCTTTCCTGAAAGATATAGGCCATTTTGATCCTTTGCTATTTAATATTTCCCCAGCAGAGGCAATAGAAATGGCACCATCTCAAAAATTAATGCTTGAGCTAACTTGGGAGGCAATTGAATCAAGTAGTTTGGCTTATGATCAGATTACAGGAAAGAAAGTAGGTGTTTACATTGGTAATATTTGGAATGATTTTGAACATGTACGTAAGCACCTAAACGCTAATACTACATCTCACTCTGCGGTAGGGCAGTCAACTAATATTATAGCAAATAGAGTTTCCTATAGTTTTGGTTTTACCGGTCCAAGCCTCACCCTAGACACAGGCTGTTCTTCCTCACTCGTAGCCCTACATCTCGCATGTCAGAGTATTTATAATGGTGAATCAAAAATGTCTGTAGTAGGTGGTATAAACCATATTCTGGATCATGATCAATATGTGTTACTTGCAAAATTTGGTGGGTTGTCAAAGAAAGGACAATGTAGTGCATTTAGTAGTGAAGCAGATGGCTTTGTTCGTGGTGAAGGTGCTGGCGTTGTTATATTGAAGAAGTTGGATGATGCAATAGCGGATGGAGATAATATTATAGCGTTGGTCAAAGGTAGTAGTGTGAATAACAATGGGTATAATGTGAATTTGCCAGCTACTAGTACCAAAGGGCAAAAGGAAATGTTGGCAGAAGCTTATAAAAATTCTGGCATCGCTCCATCAGAGGTTCACTATGTAGAAGCTCATGGCACAGGTACAAAATTAGGAGATCCTAATGAAGCAAAAGCAATAGGAGGGTTCTTTTCTGAAGGAAGAAATGGTACTCCTCTAAAAATAGGCTCTGTTAAAACAAATATTGGGCACTTGGAAGGTGCTGCTGGGATGGCAGGTTTATTAAAAGTATTGCTATCAATAAAGAATAAACAAATTCCTTCGAGTCTTCATTTCGACAAGCCTAACCCTGAAATCCCATTTGAAGAGCTTAATCTGGAAGTTAACGATACGTTGACGGATTGGAAGGTGAAAGATAATGAATCCAGAAAAGCGGGTGTAAACTCTTTTGGGTGGGGCGGTACTAATGCCCATATTGTAGTAGAGGAATATATAGTCCCTATAGAAGTGGGCCAACTTGAGATTAAGCAAGCTAATACGATTGGTGATTATCTACTGAATATTTCTGCAAAGAGTGAGGTAGCTCTAAAAGAATATGCTCAGTCGTATTTTAAAAGGATATTAGATGCAAAGTCCGAGAAGGAGATTTTAGAAATATGTATTGCCTCGGCTATCAACAAACCAAGGCTTGAGTATAGGTTGAGCGTTACGGGTAGTTCTAGAGATGAGTTGGTAACGAAGCTCCAAGAGTTTTTTAAAGAAGGGGTTGCCACTCCGGCAAAACTGAGCAATGAGAAGAAGGTAGTTTTTGTATTCCCAGGCCAAGGAAGCCAATGGGTAGGTATGGGGCGTGAATTGTTTGCCAGCGAGCCTGTGTTTAAAGAAGTTATAGAGGAATGCGAAAAAGCATTTGCTCCTCACGTAGATTGGTCGTTGAAAGACCAGATGTTTGCCACAAAAGAAGAAGGTAGGTTAAAGGAAATAAATGTTATCCAACCATTCCTTTTCGCTATGGAAATAGCTTTGGCTCGCCTTTGGATGAGCAAAGGAATTATGCCAGATGCTGTAGTTGGGCACAGTATGGGAGAAGTTGCATCTGCTCATATTTCAGGAGCTATTTCTCTAGCGGATGCAGCAAATGTGATCTGCAGCCGTTCTAAGCTCATGAAAACAGTGAGCAACACTGGAGGAGCAATGGCAGTGACAGAGCTTTCGGAAGAAGAAGCGAATAAGGTAGTTTCAAACTATAAAGACATTCTTTCTGTAGCGGTAAGCAACAGTCCCAAATCCACTGTAATAGCGGGTAATGAGCCAGAATTACTCGACGTGTTGAAAGATTTGGATGAGAAAGGCCTGTTCTGCAAACAAGTGAAAGTAGATGTTGCATCTCACTCCCCCCAAATGGATCCTTTGATGCAACCTTTGCGCGATGCGCTAAAAGGAATGAGTACTTACGAGAACGATATACCTTTTTATTCTACTGTAATGAACAGAGAAATGACGGGTGAGGAGCTTTCGGAAGATTATTGGGTTAAAAACCTGAGGGGAATGGTGCGTTTTTCAGATGTGGTAGGCTCACTGCTGAATGAAGAACATGCTATTTTTATTGAAATGAGTCCACATCCAGTACTTACAAATGCTATTAGCGAGTGTGCAGAAAATGCTGATGTAGATGTAGCGACTATTGCCTCTATTTTCAGGGAAAAGCCAGAGAAAATATCTTTCTTGGGCAACGTAGGTATATTATTTGAAAAAGGGTTCAATATAGATTGGAAGTCGTTTTATACTGTAGAAAAAGCACCATTTGTGAGCTTACCTTCTTATCCTATGCAAAAGCAAGCCTTTGTGCTGGAAGATAGGAGCAGTCTTAAGAATAATGGGGGTGGTAATGATAAAAACCCACTTTTAGGCCGTAGGGTACATCTAGCAGGTGTTGACGATATCTTTGTTTGGGAAAACAAATTAAGCATCGAGCGTCTGTCGTTTGTGAAAGACCATAAAGTAAATGACAATGCGATCTTACCAGGGGTTAGTTACTTAGAAATTTTATATGCAGCATTGCAAGATGCTTTTGGCAATGGATTCCATCAAGTGGAAAGCTTAGAGTTTAAGACTCCAGTACACTTAATAGAAAACGGGTCTATTGATTCACAGTTAAAAATAGTTCGCAAAAGCCAAAGCAGTGCAGAGTTTACCTATTTCATTAAATACAGTGAAGAGGAAGGTGCCGAATGGCAAGAGAGCGCAACGGGATCATTGATTATTTGCGGTAGCCGTGAAATTATTTCAAATGATTATTTGTACAGCCTCAACCGCTCAAAAAATGATGTGCTGATCAACAAAGATGACTTTTATAAAGTCACCGATTCTATAGGAATCAGCTATGGTCAGTTGTTTCAAGGTGTTAACTGGATATTGGTCAATAGCAAGCAGGCAATCGCACATGTAATGCCCGACCAGTTATTTACCCAAAACAACCACCCATATTTCATTCACCCTGCTATTTTAGATAGCTGCTTCCAAACCATTTTCACTCCTGTTCATGAATTAGGAGGGGCTAAAGGGAATTATACAACCTTCTTGTCCCAACTGAAAGGGTTTAGGTGGTTTAACAAACCCCAAAAAGGTGATAGTTTGCTTGTGGAGGCCGAAATGAAAGAGGCAATAGAGGTAAATGAAGCTGTAACTAAGCAGCAAGTCAGCTTACGTATTTACGATGAAAGCGGTAATTTCTTAGCTGATTTAGAGATGCTTGAAGCTGTTATAATCAACAATGATAAGAGTGATGAAAGCGAATCGGCTACAGCTGATTGGCTATACCGCCAAAGTTGGAAAAAAGTAGACCTTCAACTGTCTGAAGAAAAGGCTCAGAATCAAAACTGGGTAATATTTGAAGATCACTTAGGAGTGGAGAATAATTTACGCAAGCTGTTTAATGAGGATGGTAGCAATCTTATCAAGGTAGGGCCTGGAGCTGAATACCTTCAGTTGGATGATAACCACTACTTGGTAAATTTTAAGGATAATAAGAGTATAGAGCTGCTATTTAATGAATTGAGCAATAGGGAGATCAAGGTAGATGGGATTATTCATGCAGCTTCGCTCAATGACCGTATTCGTTATGAAAGCTTAGATGCAGGTGGCCTAGAACGTATCCAATATGATGGAAGTGTGCTGTTGATCAATCTCCATAAAGCTATTTACCAATCAAGTGAACTGGATAAGAGTTCGCTTCCTAAACTTTTCGTGCTTACCAATGGTTTACAGCCGTTTGTGAATAAAAATACGGGCTTGAATATAGCTCAAGCACCTATGTGGGGGCTTGGTAAGGTACTGTTCAATGAGCATCCGGATTACCGCTGTTGCCGAGTAGATATGAGTTATTTCCCAGGAGAGGATGAAATTAATAGCTTATACAGTTTGCTTTCAGCAAAAGAAACCGAGGCTGAAATGCTAATTCGCGAAGATCAAGTTTTTGCTTCAAGGTTAGTGAAGGACAGCTTGCCTTCGTTAGGCTTGGATGAAGTTAGCTTTAATGCAGAATCTACCTTTGTAGTGACCGGTTTTAGAGGGGCTGCCTTTGAACTGATTAAGTGGATGATTGACAAAGGTGTTAACCATTTGGCACTTTTGAGCAGGAGTGGAAAAGCTGATAAAAATGTTGTTGAGGCTATTGAGAAGTATAATAAGAGTGGGCTAGACATCAAGGTTTATGCAGCCGATGTCTCTAATTTTGAACAATTGGAAAGCACCTTTGAGACCATCAACAATGAAATGCCTCAGGTTGGAGGAATTGTTCATGCTGCAGGTCTTATCAATGCGAATCGCATTAGTGATTTGAGTACAGATGAGTTTCTTGAAATCCTATCTCCCAAAATGCAAGGGGCATGGAACCTTCACAAGCTAAGCCTTGATCTACCAATAGAGCACTTTATCATGTTCTCCTCTGCATCATCTCTACTTGGTTTAAGTGGACAAGGTAGCTATGTGGCAAGCAATACCTTCATCGATTGTTTCGCCCATTACAGAAATAAAGTGAACTTGCCTGCTACAGCAATTAACTGGGGAGTTATAAAAGATGTTGGTATGGTTGCCAACGAAGAGGATCTAGAGAAATATGCAAGAGCCGAAGGGTTTGAGCCTTTCAATATGAAGGAGGGAGTATCGGTTTTTGACAAGATATATTCACATAGGCCTATTCAAACTGCCATTACTCTTCTAGATATTGAAAAAACAGCTGAGTATTATGATTCCCTAGCAGAGACTGGATATTTTGATAGCTTATTAGAAGCTTCAGAGGCAGGTCAGAATGATAATGGCGTACTTGATATTACTTCAATGAGCGAAGAAGATGCTTTAGCAAGTATTGAGCATCTGATTAAGCAAAAAGTAGCTTCAATTACTAAAGCATCATTAGATTTGATAAATAGTAGTACCACTTTCAAGGGGCTCGGCATAGATTCACTAATGGCTATTCAGCTAAGAAACCAGTTAGATAAGGTTTTTGGTGTGAAACTGCTAGTGAATAACTTCTGGAAACACCCTTCCATGGGCGAATTTGCAGCCTTTGTGTATAAGCAAATGGAAGAGCTTGTTGGGAAAGAAGACTCAGGTATAGCTACTTCTAAATGGTGGACAAGTCATACGACCAAAGAAGCTCCCCAAATGTATCTATACGCCTTCCACGATGCTGGCGGAAGCAGTAGTCTTTACGATACTTGGGAAGATTTACATCCAAAAATCGAACTGAGGGCAATTGAGTTGCCAGGAAGGGGAGCTAGGCTGAACGATCCTACTTTTACAGATATTAAGCAAATATCGGAGGTGATTGCCTCAGAAATAAATGAACATAGCAAGGGTCTCCCTTTTGCTTTCTTTGGACATTCTATGGGAGGTCTGATAGCATTTGAGGTAGTAAGAACTCTTAGAAATAGAGCCCAGAAGCAACCATTTACCCTGTTTACTTCATCAACACCTGCTTTGTTTAGTTATAATAGGCTAGACTATAGGGATCAGATGGCAGAGGAAGAATTGATCAGCAGATTTCCTCATTTGAGTTCTGATAGAATTAAGGATGAAAATTTACGTCAGGATCTCATAAAAATCATGCGCACAGATTTAGGTTTGATCAGCAGCTATTTATATGAAAATAAACAGCCACTTAATCTACCTATTATTTCATTGAGAGGAATGGAAGACGAGTCGGTTTCTCTAAGCCAAATAGAGCTATGGAGCAAGGAAACAAAAGCTTCCCATGAAACTATAGAGCGACCTGGTGGTCACCGCTATGTGGAGAATGATACGGTATTTATCACTAACCTGATTAATAAAAAACTCATTCAATTTTCTGAATATCAACTTGTAAAATAGATAAAATATGGAAACAAATATAGAAAAGAAGATTGGTGATCGAATTTTAGGAGCTTGGGAGCTTGTCAGCTGGGTTTTTGAAGACCAGAATGGAGGCATTGTTAATTATTTTGGGGATAACCCTAAGGGGATGTTGATGTTCATGGATTCGGGTTATATGAGTGTACAAGTATCTAAGGGAGAACGAGGGACGTTCGAGAAACCTGGTATCGATCAAGGAACTCTTGAAGAAAGAGGAAAGGCATTTGAATCTTATATTGCTTATTATGGGCGATTTGAGGAAATTAGGCCAGGGGAGTTAAGCCATGAGGTTGAAGGGTCATTATTTCCAAACTGGGTTAATGGTAAGGAGGTTAGGTTTGCAAGCCTACAAGGCTCAATTTTGACCCTTTCAACTAATTTGATATCTACTGAGGCTGGAGGTATAATATTTAAGATTTCTTGGCGTAAGCTTTAATAATATATTCACAATAAAAATCACATAATGGAAAAGTTATTCGAACAAAAAAATGTCGTCGTAGAATATGATAATGTAAATAATTATTTATATATCAATTGGATAGGGTTTCAAAGAGAGGAAGATATTTACAAAGCAGGAGAGGCGGCTCTCAAGATTTTCCAAGGATTGGACTGTACAAAGATTCTTAACGACAATACCAATGTAAAAGGGCCTTGGAACAAAGCTGCTGAATGGACTCAGAGTTATTGGTTTCCAGAGATGATCAAAGCTGGCTTACAAAAGTTTGCTTGGGTTTTCTCGGAAAACTTATTTGCAGAGCTTTCAGCTACTCAGGCTATGCCAAATACTGATTTGGTTCATAAATTTTCTACTTATGAAAAAGCAGAGGAGTGGCTACTATCATAGAGCTTGCTTCTTAAGCTGCTTTTAGCAAACAATAAAAACCATTGGGAAGCATAGTTTCTCAATGGTTTTGTGTCTGCTGATTTTTTTCTTAGGTATGCGATAAGCTCGACTTTAGCCTTTTTGAAAATCCAACTATTGCCTAGAAAGCAAATTGACTGGATTTTCACATTTAATTATCAACTTCGTTCTTAAAAGAGTGGAAAAAACGAAGTTGATAATTATAAAACATGTCTTATTTTGCTTTAAACAAAGCTTTTTGACCGTTGGCAAATGGCTAAAGTCGAGATAAGAGCTTGTTTAAAATTTATGTTTTCATGCGAAAATGCTCGGTTTATGGTTCTCGTGAAGGAAGAAAATTTTGTAATAGCAGCCACCGTGGCGCGGCGCTACCGAGTGTAGGTTCAGTGGAAAATTGTATTTCGAAACGAGGTTCATGAAATGTGCATTTTCAACGAAATAGATAAAATTTAAACATGCTCGAAGCCACGAGTTATAAGTAAAAAATGATACTCCACAAACTTACCACCAAATCATGTAAGTGTACTACAGGTCAAGAGTATCCTCCTGTCAAAAATCTTGTCCCCATAATATCTCCTGTTGAGCTTATAGCAGAACTCGTCGAGATAGTTTTGTAGATATTTGGGTATTCCCTATCGTCGGATGTACCCACGGGAGCATGATATGTATTTTTTTCGCAGATGTCTTCTCCGAGACGATTATGTTTTCCAGTGCCTATCGTGATGAGCCTTGTTGCATTTTTCTCTATATGTCTTGTGACTACGTTTTTGGCGGTCTCCGCCGTGAAGTCTTAGCATACTACCATCTTGAAGTCTCCCCCTCTTGTGGGTAATATGTTTTTTTCAGAAATTATTCCTCTCTTTTTGTTTTATAGGTAGTTTTATAACAAACTCTGTCCCCTGTTCTTCCTCGCTCAAAAAGTCTATATCCCCTTGGTGCTGCTGTATAATCCCATAAGAAATGGATAGCCCTAATCCAGTACCTTCTCCAACTTCTTTAGTGGTAAAAAAAGGCTCAAACACTTTTGGCTTTACATGTTCACCTATGCCCTTGCCAGTATCTTTTATCGAAATAATGACATGGCCGTTTTCCAAGGTGGTTTTAATGCTTATTTCACCCTTTCCGGCAATAGCTTGCTGTGCATTGTTCAAGATATTCATAAACACTTGGTTGAGCTTGCCTGGGTAGCATTCTATTTTGGGGATTTCACCGTAATCCTTGTGGATAACTATGCGGTGTTTCACTTGGTTGTGGAGCAGCGTAAGTGTTGACTCTATGCCCTCGTTTATATCAGCGATTTTCAGGTCGTCTTCATCGAGGCGAGAGAAATTTCTGAGCCCCATCACAATTTCTTTGGTGCGTTTTGCCCCTTCTTTTATTCCTCCAACCAGCGCATTTATTTCTTCAAAAATAAATTCAGCATCTATTTCTTCAAGGTAGTCGTCGAGGTTTTTGAGCGCAGCCGGTTTATCCTCGCTTTTTTTGATGTCGGCATAGAGTTTAAAGCCTTCTTTTAACTCTTGCAAGTCGCGCATAAGTGGGCTGATATTTCCCGAAATAAAATTAACAGGATTGTTTATTTCGTGGGCTATACCTGCAGTTAGCTGTCCCAGTGAAGCCATTTTTTCAGAGTTGATCATCTGGCTTTGCATCGCTTTTATCTGTTCAATAGTAGATTTTAGCTCATCGTTTGACCTGTTCAGTGCCTTATTTTTCTCGTAAAGTTCATCTTCGGCCTCTTTCAGTTTTGTAACATCTTTGGCTACTACAACCAAATTGGAAACAGTGCCATCTTCCTCAAAAACTGGCTTGTAAATCACATCAATGAACATTCGTCTATCTTGATATTCCTGCCAACGCCTATAAGCCACTACCTCGCCATTGAAACAGCGGATCATTTTTTCTTTGTAGAAATGCTTGAATTCATCTTTCCCAAAAATTTCCTCTGCGGTTTTACCTATGATATTCTCTTCTTCAGTGCCTATAAATTGCACATAGGCTTTGTTTACCGCCGTATAGACATACTCTTGGTTAATAAGCGCCATAAGTTCGCTGGCGGTAGAAGTGATTACCTCGTAGCGTTTGAGCTGGTCTTCGGCAATTTTCCGGTCGTGGATATCTTCTATAAAATCCTGGTAAGCCATTTCGCCCTCCCACTCTATCTGGTTGGTAACCGTTCCAAACCACCTTTCCTCTCCATTTTTGGA
It encodes:
- a CDS encoding SDR family NAD(P)-dependent oxidoreductase, yielding MSIDLNTPTGVDCNNNILPNSVPIAIVGMAGRFPKANSLEEFWQLLLNEQTTVEQMPEDRWNLDLFYDPDPSTPNRSYQKFGSFLKDIGHFDPLLFNISPAEAIEMAPSQKLMLELTWEAIESSSLAYDQITGKKVGVYIGNIWNDFEHVRKHLNANTTSHSAVGQSTNIIANRVSYSFGFTGPSLTLDTGCSSSLVALHLACQSIYNGESKMSVVGGINHILDHDQYVLLAKFGGLSKKGQCSAFSSEADGFVRGEGAGVVILKKLDDAIADGDNIIALVKGSSVNNNGYNVNLPATSTKGQKEMLAEAYKNSGIAPSEVHYVEAHGTGTKLGDPNEAKAIGGFFSEGRNGTPLKIGSVKTNIGHLEGAAGMAGLLKVLLSIKNKQIPSSLHFDKPNPEIPFEELNLEVNDTLTDWKVKDNESRKAGVNSFGWGGTNAHIVVEEYIVPIEVGQLEIKQANTIGDYLLNISAKSEVALKEYAQSYFKRILDAKSEKEILEICIASAINKPRLEYRLSVTGSSRDELVTKLQEFFKEGVATPAKLSNEKKVVFVFPGQGSQWVGMGRELFASEPVFKEVIEECEKAFAPHVDWSLKDQMFATKEEGRLKEINVIQPFLFAMEIALARLWMSKGIMPDAVVGHSMGEVASAHISGAISLADAANVICSRSKLMKTVSNTGGAMAVTELSEEEANKVVSNYKDILSVAVSNSPKSTVIAGNEPELLDVLKDLDEKGLFCKQVKVDVASHSPQMDPLMQPLRDALKGMSTYENDIPFYSTVMNREMTGEELSEDYWVKNLRGMVRFSDVVGSLLNEEHAIFIEMSPHPVLTNAISECAENADVDVATIASIFREKPEKISFLGNVGILFEKGFNIDWKSFYTVEKAPFVSLPSYPMQKQAFVLEDRSSLKNNGGGNDKNPLLGRRVHLAGVDDIFVWENKLSIERLSFVKDHKVNDNAILPGVSYLEILYAALQDAFGNGFHQVESLEFKTPVHLIENGSIDSQLKIVRKSQSSAEFTYFIKYSEEEGAEWQESATGSLIICGSREIISNDYLYSLNRSKNDVLINKDDFYKVTDSIGISYGQLFQGVNWILVNSKQAIAHVMPDQLFTQNNHPYFIHPAILDSCFQTIFTPVHELGGAKGNYTTFLSQLKGFRWFNKPQKGDSLLVEAEMKEAIEVNEAVTKQQVSLRIYDESGNFLADLEMLEAVIINNDKSDESESATADWLYRQSWKKVDLQLSEEKAQNQNWVIFEDHLGVENNLRKLFNEDGSNLIKVGPGAEYLQLDDNHYLVNFKDNKSIELLFNELSNREIKVDGIIHAASLNDRIRYESLDAGGLERIQYDGSVLLINLHKAIYQSSELDKSSLPKLFVLTNGLQPFVNKNTGLNIAQAPMWGLGKVLFNEHPDYRCCRVDMSYFPGEDEINSLYSLLSAKETEAEMLIREDQVFASRLVKDSLPSLGLDEVSFNAESTFVVTGFRGAAFELIKWMIDKGVNHLALLSRSGKADKNVVEAIEKYNKSGLDIKVYAADVSNFEQLESTFETINNEMPQVGGIVHAAGLINANRISDLSTDEFLEILSPKMQGAWNLHKLSLDLPIEHFIMFSSASSLLGLSGQGSYVASNTFIDCFAHYRNKVNLPATAINWGVIKDVGMVANEEDLEKYARAEGFEPFNMKEGVSVFDKIYSHRPIQTAITLLDIEKTAEYYDSLAETGYFDSLLEASEAGQNDNGVLDITSMSEEDALASIEHLIKQKVASITKASLDLINSSTTFKGLGIDSLMAIQLRNQLDKVFGVKLLVNNFWKHPSMGEFAAFVYKQMEELVGKEDSGIATSKWWTSHTTKEAPQMYLYAFHDAGGSSSLYDTWEDLHPKIELRAIELPGRGARLNDPTFTDIKQISEVIASEINEHSKGLPFAFFGHSMGGLIAFEVVRTLRNRAQKQPFTLFTSSTPALFSYNRLDYRDQMAEEELISRFPHLSSDRIKDENLRQDLIKIMRTDLGLISSYLYENKQPLNLPIISLRGMEDESVSLSQIELWSKETKASHETIERPGGHRYVENDTVFITNLINKKLIQFSEYQLVK
- a CDS encoding lipocalin-like domain-containing protein, with the translated sequence METNIEKKIGDRILGAWELVSWVFEDQNGGIVNYFGDNPKGMLMFMDSGYMSVQVSKGERGTFEKPGIDQGTLEERGKAFESYIAYYGRFEEIRPGELSHEVEGSLFPNWVNGKEVRFASLQGSILTLSTNLISTEAGGIIFKISWRKL